The Spirosoma sp. SC4-14 DNA window AGCCAGCGCCAGGGTATTATGGTTATAATTCTCCCGATAGATATAGCTCAGACCATGATCTACGTCTTTCATCATCCACCGAAATCGTCCATCCTGCCCATAGGGTGCCCTTGGCAAATACTGACTGGTACGCTTACGCCAAAGCTGCTGGTTATTATTGGGCCAATCGTCGTTAGCCGAATAAATCTCGGAGATCTGATAGTCCGTAAAATTTTCGACATCCATTTTGGTTGCCACATAGGAGTAGCTTACCGGACTGGTATTCGTAAAATAACTCAACATAGCATTATAGGCCGTCAGATCACCCTCATTGGCATCGATACCAAAACTAAGAGACACAATGTCTACACTGTCTGGGCTAACGTTATAGTTCCTGTTGAGATAGTATTTGTCATATCGTTCATACAAGCTGTGGATTCCCCAATATTCGCCATTCACAAACACTACACTGGCCCGATTGGATTGCGTATCGAATTTTAAGTGCCGCACTATAGTCTGCATATACGCATCAATAATCAGGCTGTAGTCCCAGTCGTTGCCGCCATTACGCAGCAACAGTCGGTTATAAAATTGATTCGATGGGCGATTACTGAAAAACGGATAGTCAAAATCACTATCGCCATAGAGCCGTACACTCTTACGCGGCACAGATACCGTACAACCGCCGTTGATTCGCAGACCGACGGGCTGATTTATAATTGAATTGTTGTTGAGAAAAAACTCAACGTTAGCCCGTCGCTCCCAGGAATCCCCTTCGTATGTATAATTGCCGGGCGTACAAAAATCGGCCGATGCGTTTGGGTTTCCAGACCGCCAATCGTCGAAGGCTTTTCCGGGCGTATAAATACCCGTAAAATACTCAAAGAAACTTTTCTCATTGGTGGCTATCGAAACGACCGGAACGGTATAACGGGCCGGAGACGTAGGCGCTATGAAATAGGTCTGTGTTACAACATTGCTCGACAGCGCCCCTGCTTTATAGGCTATTGCACGAACCACAGTGCCTTTAAAAACGGGACTAATCGGAAAATAAGATGGTGGATTAAAAAAGGAGGACGCTTTAACAGATTCTTTGTTAGGCGCACTGGTCCGGTCGTTAATCGCAATCGAGCCCGAATAGGCGTAGGTCTGGTAATGGCCAGTTTCTAAGTCCCCCAACGACTGCCCAGGCTGTTGAGCATAGTAATTTTTATACTGATAGGTCTGGTCTGTCAGGTTAGCAGGATCAGGGTCTGACCCGTCCAATGTATAGTAAATAGTAGCCGTGGGGTCTGTCGTGCTCAGGTTTAACGTAAACCCGCTACTATAAAAGCCGCCTATTTGTGAAAAAACGGGCTCTGCAAGCACAGTCGAATAGCCCGTTTTGTCATTGTTGGAACTGCCGGGACTAACATTACTACCTCCGAAAAAAAACCAGTTAGCCGTGCCGTTAGGCTGACGCCCCCACGACACATCTGCGCGCTGCGGACCAAACGTAACCTCATCGACCGTAGAACCATCCGTTCGATATAACCCTACGGCTTCGCCATCAGCCGAAAGTTTAATGGTAGCGTGTAGCGGGCCACGGCTCGGCTCTTCACTAGCCCATACAATCAGAAAGCCATTGGCGGGGATAATTGTCTGCGATGAGCCGGTTGGAAACTGCGACTTGGTGTGGTTGGATAGGTTGTCGGTAATGTAGTAGCCGGCAATATCTACCGAAAAATTGTTCGGGTTATAAATTTCGATCCAGTCTTCGAAAGAACCCGAATTATCGGCCAATGTATGGCTATTCGAAGCCATTAGTTCATTTACATACAATTGCTGGGCAATAGTCAGGCTTGATGAAAGAACGAGCAGTAGGGCAGTAAGTAAAACGTTCATGGTTAATAAGAGGCATGGAATA harbors:
- a CDS encoding CotH kinase family protein; this encodes MNVLLTALLLVLSSSLTIAQQLYVNELMASNSHTLADNSGSFEDWIEIYNPNNFSVDIAGYYITDNLSNHTKSQFPTGSSQTIIPANGFLIVWASEEPSRGPLHATIKLSADGEAVGLYRTDGSTVDEVTFGPQRADVSWGRQPNGTANWFFFGGSNVSPGSSNNDKTGYSTVLAEPVFSQIGGFYSSGFTLNLSTTDPTATIYYTLDGSDPDPANLTDQTYQYKNYYAQQPGQSLGDLETGHYQTYAYSGSIAINDRTSAPNKESVKASSFFNPPSYFPISPVFKGTVVRAIAYKAGALSSNVVTQTYFIAPTSPARYTVPVVSIATNEKSFFEYFTGIYTPGKAFDDWRSGNPNASADFCTPGNYTYEGDSWERRANVEFFLNNNSIINQPVGLRINGGCTVSVPRKSVRLYGDSDFDYPFFSNRPSNQFYNRLLLRNGGNDWDYSLIIDAYMQTIVRHLKFDTQSNRASVVFVNGEYWGIHSLYERYDKYYLNRNYNVSPDSVDIVSLSFGIDANEGDLTAYNAMLSYFTNTSPVSYSYVATKMDVENFTDYQISEIYSANDDWPNNNQQLWRKRTSQYLPRAPYGQDGRFRWMMKDVDHGLSYIYRENYNHNTLALATDNTLNATFPLRRLLELPDYKAYFINRYADLLNTTFNQTRTVAMLNAVEQEYQPYITEHFDRWRTSKNLTTWTTNVNYIRTFVQQRPSYAREHIRSKFGLSNDRNVTVSVSDTSRGYVKVNTIDILPTTAGVPASPYPWTGLYFQGNTIRIVAKAKAGYRFVAWQENGTTLTTDTAYSYNPTTDRSFTAVFDFDESFGGNPSAYNLATCAYRFDAWPATSAAGTYPSNTYLVSMSQDDPPLSATYAVADTVKGTYNYSSSTRINGLGSDGLSFINTGGANVGYIATRLGGMVLALRTVGLTEAYVQWRGGTVTPNPRQYAIRLRYRIGSTGPFTDLLDGSNQVVEYVRNASAGHSQVIGPVALPASLLNKPYVQLLWQYYWTGVGSSGARDQLRIDDIEISRGVCQSVASGDWNAASTWSCGRIPSLCDDVLIADDHTVTLLISNANARSLRFGTNARLIYANATASLFIRP